In Monodelphis domestica isolate mMonDom1 chromosome 3, mMonDom1.pri, whole genome shotgun sequence, the following proteins share a genomic window:
- the ENC1 gene encoding ectoderm-neural cortex protein 1: MSVSMHENRKSRASTGSINIYLFHKSSYADSVLTHLNLLRQQRLFTDVLLHAGNRTFPCHRAVLAACSRYFEAMFSGGLKESQSSEVNFDNSIHPEVLELLLDYAYSSRVIINEENAESLLEAGDMLEFQDIRDACAEFLEKNLHPTNCLGMLLLSDAHQCTKLYELSWRMCLSNFQTISKNEDFLQLPQDMVVQLLSSEELETEDERLVYESAINWISYDLSKRHCYLPELLQTVRLALLPAIYLMENVAMEELITKQRKSKEIVEEAIRCKLKILQNDGVVTSLCARPRKTGHALFLLGGQTFMCDKLYLVDQKAKEIIPKADIPSPRKEFSACAIGCKVYITGGRGSENGVSKDVWVYDTLHEEWSKAAPMLVARFGHGSAELKHCLYVVGGHTAATGCLPASPSVSLKQVEQYDPVTNKWTMVAPLREGVSNAAVVSAKLKLFAFGGTSVSHDKLPKVQCYDQCENRWTVPATCPQPWRYTAAAVLGNQIFIMGGDTEFSACSAYKFNSETYQWTKVGDVTAKRMSCHAVASGNKLYVVGGYFGIQRCKTLDCYDPTLDVWNSITTVPYSLIPTAFVSTWKHLPS; encoded by the coding sequence atgtcAGTCAGCATGCATGAAAATCGCAAATCTCGGGCCAGCACTGGCTCAATTAATATATACTTGTTCCATAAATCCTCATATGCTGACAGTGTCCTCACACATCTGAATCTTTTGCGCCAGCAGCGACTCTTTACCGATGTCCTTCTTCATGCAGGAAACAGGACTTTTCCTTGCCATCGAGCTGTCTTGGCTGCATGTAGCCGCTACTTTGAAGCCATGTTTAGTGGCGGTCTCAAAGAGAGCCAGTCCAGTGAAGTCAACTTTGACAATTCTATCCATCCAGAAGTCTTAGAACTTctgcttgattatgcatattcGTCCCGAGTTATTATCAATGAAGAGAATGCAGAATCCCTCCTGGAAGCTGGAGACATGCTAGAATTCCAGGACATTCGAGACGCTTGTGCAGAGTTCCTTGAAAAGAACCTCCACCCCACCAACTGTCTTGGCATGCTCCTGCTGTCCGATGCACACCAATGCACCAAACTTTATGAACTCTCGTGGAGGATGTGTCTCAGCAACTTCCAAACCATcagtaaaaatgaagatttcctTCAGCTGCCCCAGGACATGGTGGTACAGCTCCTGTCCAGTGAAGAATTAGAGACTGAAGATGAAAGGCTGGTGTACGAGTCTGCTATTAACTGGATTAGCTACGACCTGAGCAAGCGCCACTGCTACCTTCCGGAGCTGTTGCAGACCGTGAGACTGGCCCTCTTGCCAGCCATATATCTCATGGAAAATGTAGCCATGGAAGAACTAATCACCAAACAGAGGAAAAGCAAAGAGATCGTGGAAGAGGCAATAAGATGCAAATTGAAAATCTTGCAGAATGATGGTGTAGTTACCAGCCTCTGTGCTCGGCCTCGCAAAACTGGCCATGCCCTTTTCCTCCTGGGAGGACAGACCTTCATGTGTGACAAGCTGTACCTTGTGGaccaaaaagcaaaggaaatcatTCCCAAGGCAGACATTCCCAGCCCAAGAAAAGAGTTCAGTGCCTGTGCAATTGGGTGCAAAGTGTATATCACTGGTGGGCGAGGATCAGAGAATGGAGTCTCCAAAGATGTTTGGGTATACGACACCCTTCATGAGGAGTGGTCAAAAGCTGCCCCTATGCTGGTGGCCAGATTTGGCCATGGCTCTGCTGAACTCAAACACTGTCTGTATGTCGTAGGTGGACATACAGCAGCAACTGGTTGCCTGCCCGCTTCCCCGTCCGTGTCACTAAAACAAGTAGAACAGTACGATCCGGTGACTAACAAATGGACCATGGTGGCCCCTCTCCGAGAAGGCGTGAGCAATGCGGCAGTAGTGAGTGCCAAGCTGAAGTTATTTGCTTTTGGCGGCACCAGCGTCAGTCACGATAAGCTCCCCAAAGTTCAGTGCTATGATCAGTGTGAGAACAGGTGGACGGTACCAGCCACTTGCCCGCAGCCCTGGCGATACACTGCAGCAGCTGTGCTGGGCAACCAGATTTTTATTATGGGTGGAGATACTGAATTCTCTGCATGCTCAGCCTACAAATTCAACAGTGAGACGTACCAGTGGACCAAGGTGGGAGATGTGACAGCCAAGAGAATGAGCTGCCATGCAGTAGCATCTGGAAACAAACTTTATGTAGTTGGCGGCTACTTTGGTATTCAAAGATGCAAAACCTTAGACTGCTACGATCCGACCTTAGATGTATGGAACAGCATCACCACAGTCCCCTACTCGCTCATTCCGACGGCATTCGTCAGCACTTGGAAACATCttccctcttaa